In a genomic window of Vibrio gigantis:
- a CDS encoding efflux RND transporter permease subunit — protein sequence MNFLAYFAKRQFLARIITVMVLLTGAMSLMQLNLQEYPDVAMDTAEIETIYPGATAQDIELNITNPIEKELRSVDGIAYFSSESSEGRSFIEVEYLPGEDAAVILRDIQQAVDRVGNLPKDIDSPPVVTQQKTSSLDVYHFGVSLAGNNIDSASLQHYAYQLEKKINNLGGVGSITMSGFNEREFWVEVDPEKARRYQVAFDDISTAIEQHNLSQSGGFVESWSQEQKIVTMTKVESTDDVSNIVIKALDSGQVVRVSDVATVIDTFARATQDPVMSGKPAVIFSITNSGSADVIATIDSIKALLDKESERIGDQFIFQTSLDLGKDMGEKFSIVATNGAIGLVLVLLILSMILQRRVAFWVSVSIPFCVFGVMMVLPIMGLNLDSITLAALLLVIGIIVDDSVIIAESIFQEKEAGKKGVDAAVSGTLKVIKPLMASLVTTALVFIPMMFIPGTMGKAVAVIPITVIAALVFSFIECTLTLPAHLSSAKENSKKVEEKDRFEWVSNQYRSLLNVALNYKKSVIALAIVGFVASGYLVSSLKVDIFPTEAGKYIDVYTEVKAGTPLSQVREAHQVIEQAIESLPETELVSYELTYSSPVSQGIINLTNFDQRSRSAEQIIASLNEELASLSDEMFIKFSIDAGGPPPGDPVEVRVLGGTESERNQTVDLVMAWLEDYQGVTNINHSEALKDPQLNIVPQYHWLAKYNLTVTDLSNALRVGFDGNSVTSTWLGDQEVDIRVVLDEQFRDIEKLKTTKIYTTDGQQVPLSRLAMVEQIEIPRLIKHYNGEREVTVSAGLSDENISSVALADELVTELAGQYPASVTINVGGEAESTNETMSGFMVVFPAAMVAIYFVLAVMFNSLLQPLLIMAVIPFAIMASLMALVVHMQPMSLFGLIGVLGMTGVVVNNSLVLINRINELRIEGLNAIDAVTQAAVSRLRPIVMTSLTTVAGLLPLAYGLGGTDVFMGPMSLTLGYGLLFSLPVVLLVIPAMYALFFAKGTPSPVKDNVHAEAT from the coding sequence ATGAACTTTCTAGCATACTTCGCCAAACGTCAGTTCTTGGCTCGTATCATCACGGTTATGGTGCTGTTAACCGGTGCTATGTCGTTAATGCAGCTCAATTTACAAGAGTACCCAGATGTTGCGATGGACACCGCAGAAATTGAAACAATCTATCCCGGTGCAACGGCTCAAGACATCGAATTAAACATTACTAACCCAATAGAGAAAGAGCTTCGCTCAGTGGATGGTATTGCGTATTTTTCGTCTGAATCTTCAGAAGGGCGGTCTTTCATTGAGGTTGAATATCTGCCCGGTGAAGATGCCGCAGTGATCTTACGAGACATTCAACAAGCGGTCGATCGAGTGGGTAATCTGCCGAAAGATATTGATTCGCCGCCAGTAGTGACTCAACAGAAAACCTCTTCTTTGGATGTGTACCATTTTGGTGTCAGCCTAGCGGGTAACAATATAGATTCGGCGTCTTTGCAGCACTACGCCTATCAGTTAGAAAAGAAAATCAACAACCTTGGCGGTGTTGGTTCTATCACTATGTCTGGCTTTAATGAGCGAGAGTTTTGGGTTGAGGTCGATCCTGAAAAAGCGCGTCGTTATCAAGTTGCTTTCGACGATATCAGCACCGCGATAGAGCAGCACAACCTGTCGCAATCGGGCGGCTTTGTTGAGTCGTGGAGTCAAGAACAGAAGATCGTCACCATGACCAAAGTGGAGTCGACGGATGATGTGTCTAACATCGTGATTAAGGCATTGGATTCTGGTCAAGTTGTGCGAGTTTCTGATGTCGCGACAGTGATTGATACCTTTGCTCGAGCAACGCAAGATCCAGTCATGAGCGGCAAGCCTGCAGTCATTTTCTCTATCACCAATAGCGGCAGTGCCGATGTGATCGCAACTATCGATAGCATCAAGGCGTTGTTGGACAAAGAGAGCGAGCGCATTGGTGACCAATTCATTTTCCAGACAAGCCTAGATCTTGGTAAAGACATGGGCGAGAAGTTCTCTATCGTGGCAACCAACGGTGCAATAGGGTTAGTGTTAGTTCTACTGATCTTGAGCATGATCTTGCAGCGTCGCGTGGCTTTCTGGGTATCAGTCTCTATCCCATTTTGTGTGTTTGGCGTGATGATGGTTCTGCCAATCATGGGGCTGAATTTAGACAGCATTACATTGGCTGCGTTGTTGTTGGTGATCGGTATTATCGTCGACGACTCAGTGATCATTGCTGAGAGTATTTTCCAAGAGAAAGAAGCCGGTAAAAAAGGCGTCGATGCTGCGGTGTCGGGGACTTTAAAAGTGATTAAGCCATTGATGGCAAGTTTAGTGACGACCGCCTTGGTGTTTATTCCTATGATGTTCATTCCAGGAACCATGGGCAAAGCTGTCGCAGTGATTCCAATTACGGTTATTGCAGCATTAGTGTTCTCATTTATCGAATGTACGTTAACTCTACCTGCTCACTTATCTTCTGCAAAAGAGAACAGCAAAAAAGTCGAAGAAAAAGATCGTTTTGAATGGGTTTCTAACCAATATCGTTCATTGCTGAATGTGGCACTCAACTACAAAAAATCGGTTATCGCATTGGCCATCGTTGGTTTCGTCGCTTCAGGTTATTTAGTCTCTTCGTTAAAAGTGGATATCTTCCCGACAGAAGCAGGTAAATACATTGATGTGTATACCGAAGTAAAGGCCGGAACTCCGCTATCCCAAGTGCGAGAGGCTCATCAAGTTATTGAACAAGCGATTGAATCTCTGCCTGAAACCGAGCTAGTCAGCTATGAACTGACTTACTCGTCGCCAGTATCACAAGGTATCATCAATCTAACGAACTTTGACCAACGTAGCCGTTCTGCTGAACAGATTATTGCTTCACTGAATGAAGAGTTGGCGTCGTTGTCTGATGAGATGTTTATTAAGTTCTCAATTGATGCTGGTGGTCCGCCTCCGGGTGACCCAGTTGAAGTCCGCGTGCTTGGCGGAACGGAGAGCGAGCGCAACCAAACGGTTGATTTGGTGATGGCTTGGTTAGAAGACTACCAAGGGGTAACCAACATTAATCACAGTGAAGCTCTGAAAGATCCCCAGCTTAATATTGTTCCTCAGTATCACTGGTTGGCGAAATACAACCTAACGGTGACTGATCTATCGAATGCTCTGCGTGTCGGGTTTGATGGTAACAGCGTGACATCCACCTGGCTTGGTGACCAAGAAGTCGATATTCGAGTGGTATTGGACGAGCAGTTCCGCGATATAGAGAAACTGAAAACCACTAAAATTTACACGACAGACGGACAACAAGTGCCACTGAGCCGCTTGGCCATGGTTGAGCAGATTGAAATCCCACGTCTTATCAAACACTACAATGGTGAGCGCGAGGTGACAGTTTCTGCGGGGTTGTCTGACGAGAATATCAGCTCTGTCGCGCTAGCCGATGAGTTAGTTACTGAACTCGCGGGACAATACCCAGCAAGTGTGACCATTAATGTTGGTGGCGAGGCGGAAAGCACCAATGAAACCATGAGCGGTTTTATGGTGGTGTTCCCTGCGGCGATGGTGGCGATCTACTTTGTATTGGCGGTGATGTTCAACTCACTACTGCAACCATTACTTATTATGGCAGTTATCCCGTTTGCGATCATGGCTTCACTGATGGCGTTAGTCGTACACATGCAGCCGATGTCTCTGTTTGGACTGATTGGCGTACTTGGAATGACTGGAGTTGTGGTCAATAACTCTTTGGTTCTGATTAACAGGATCAACGAGCTAAGAATCGAAGGATTGAACGCGATAGACGCCGTGACGCAAGCTGCCGTCAGCCGCCTACGTCCAATTGTCATGACCTCTCTGACCACAGTAGCTGGCTTGCTACCGCTCGCTTATGGGCTAGGCGGAACGGATGTGTTTATGGGGCCAATGTCGCTCACATTAGGCTATGGTTTGTTGTTCTCGTTGCCAGTTGTACTCTTGGTGATTCCTGCGATGTATGCGTTATTCTTTGCAAAAGGAACGCCTTCGCCAGTTAAGGATAATGTGCACGCAGAAGCCACCTAG
- a CDS encoding amidohydrolase, with protein sequence MTLKSLACTISAVLLAGCGSTVATQTYNADLIITNGQVLTINSEMDVIEDGVVVVKNDQIIAVGNEGLITQYRAEKVIDAQDGIVMPGMVNAHNHLPMIAFRGLGEEGISNRLFAYFFPLEAEKLSRELIYNATKLGSIELAQSGVTTYADMYYHMDEMAKATKEVGLRAVLGETVIKFPVVDAKEPYGGIDYAKGFIEQYQNDELITPAYAPHAVYTVSKDKLQEINKLSAQYDVPVLIHVAEFPNEEKRIKDETKATSPVEYMDEIGVLDERVVIAHGIHLSENDQKLLKQADAGISYNPMANAKGATGIAPAWDMYRADMRVGLGTDGPMSSNQVDIMRTLSYAANMQRLKHSDRTIMIPEQVIEMATLGGAKALHMEDQIGSLEVGKKADIVIVETQSANMMPSYDPYATLVYQANPSNIDTTIVNGQIVMENRVMQTVQLDDIRQSVVEFEADITEFAKELSKKAIKSKSLMD encoded by the coding sequence ATGACGCTTAAAAGCTTGGCATGCACCATTAGCGCAGTTTTACTGGCTGGCTGTGGTTCGACAGTGGCAACTCAAACATACAACGCCGATCTGATTATCACTAATGGACAAGTCCTGACTATCAACTCTGAAATGGATGTGATTGAAGATGGTGTTGTCGTCGTTAAAAACGACCAGATCATCGCAGTAGGTAATGAGGGTTTGATTACTCAATATCGCGCTGAAAAGGTGATTGATGCTCAAGACGGTATTGTTATGCCAGGCATGGTCAATGCTCACAACCACCTTCCTATGATTGCGTTTCGCGGTTTAGGCGAAGAGGGTATTTCCAACCGATTGTTCGCTTACTTTTTCCCGCTTGAAGCCGAAAAGCTAAGCCGTGAACTGATTTATAACGCGACTAAGCTTGGTTCTATCGAGCTGGCACAAAGCGGTGTCACGACTTATGCCGATATGTATTACCACATGGATGAAATGGCAAAAGCGACCAAAGAAGTTGGCCTGCGTGCCGTGTTGGGTGAAACCGTGATTAAGTTCCCAGTGGTTGATGCGAAAGAACCTTATGGTGGCATCGATTATGCCAAAGGCTTCATTGAGCAGTACCAAAATGATGAGCTGATTACGCCTGCTTATGCACCACATGCTGTGTACACGGTGAGCAAAGACAAGCTGCAAGAGATCAACAAGCTGTCTGCTCAATACGATGTGCCAGTGTTAATTCACGTTGCTGAGTTTCCGAACGAAGAGAAGCGCATCAAAGATGAAACTAAAGCAACATCCCCAGTCGAATACATGGATGAAATTGGTGTGCTGGACGAGCGCGTAGTCATTGCTCACGGTATCCACCTTTCAGAGAACGATCAAAAGCTTCTAAAACAAGCTGACGCAGGGATCTCATACAACCCAATGGCGAACGCTAAAGGCGCAACCGGAATCGCACCGGCATGGGATATGTACCGTGCTGACATGCGAGTAGGCTTGGGAACAGATGGCCCAATGAGCTCAAACCAAGTCGATATCATGCGCACCCTAAGCTATGCAGCGAACATGCAACGCTTGAAGCACTCTGATCGCACTATCATGATCCCTGAACAGGTTATTGAGATGGCAACCTTAGGTGGCGCTAAAGCTCTACACATGGAAGACCAAATTGGCTCTCTGGAAGTAGGTAAAAAAGCGGACATCGTGATTGTCGAAACACAATCAGCGAACATGATGCCAAGCTATGACCCATACGCGACCTTGGTTTATCAAGCGAACCCGAGCAACATCGACACGACGATTGTTAACGGCCAAATCGTAATGGAAAACCGCGTAATGCAAACTGTTCAACTGGAT